One segment of Porticoccus hydrocarbonoclasticus MCTG13d DNA contains the following:
- a CDS encoding c-type cytochrome has product MTEKLTRSGARNIFFGGSLFFFIVFAALTVHSHFYMVNTSTDKEGLTESVKLGKHVWEKNSCINCHTILGEGAYFGPELGNVWHRYGGRENPEAARAGIKGWIKAQPLNIEGRRKMPAFDLSEPELDALVDFFRWTDDIDTQGWPPHPSG; this is encoded by the coding sequence ATGACAGAAAAACTGACTCGTTCCGGAGCCCGAAATATCTTCTTTGGCGGTTCGCTATTCTTTTTTATTGTCTTCGCTGCTCTGACTGTCCACAGCCATTTTTACATGGTGAACACTTCTACCGATAAGGAGGGGTTGACGGAGTCTGTCAAGCTGGGCAAACACGTATGGGAGAAGAACAGTTGTATCAACTGCCATACCATCTTGGGGGAGGGCGCATACTTCGGTCCCGAACTGGGTAATGTCTGGCATCGTTATGGAGGCAGGGAAAATCCGGAGGCGGCCCGGGCCGGCATTAAGGGCTGGATCAAAGCACAGCCTCTGAATATCGAGGGACGACGAAAAATGCCCGCCTTCGACCTTAGCGAGCCAGAACTTGATGCTCTGGTGGATTTTTTCCGCTGGACAGACGATATCGACACCCAGGGTTGGCCACCTCATCCCTCCGGTTGA
- a CDS encoding NnrS family protein, whose protein sequence is MIEIQEPQSSNSPAWLNLGFRPFFIGAALFAVLSMSIWAAIFPLQILSPLNQLAPTVWHAHEMIYGYAVAVIAGFLLAAVKNWTGLQTPRGALLFLLFFLWLAARLSPLSGLFSEEGLPLQWTAFADLLFMVMLIPAVAMPIIRAKSQRNLVVIAILALLLTGNGLFYLGVFGILADGIRLGLYLGFYSIIALVLMIGRRVIPFFTERGVGYSVTLTNYLWLDKAVPFLMVAFIAAELLAPGNLPTIVVAAVLTVLLGLRLFGWHTKGIWRKPLLWVLHVAYGLVVVGFALNVAAALTGISPFLAVHAFALGGIGLMTLGMMARVSLGHTGRNILAPPSAVIWMFLLLCGAALLRVFVPLLAPAYYALWVGLSQLSWILAFVLFSLIYIPMLVTPRVDGQLG, encoded by the coding sequence TGTTTGCTGTGCTGTCCATGTCGATCTGGGCGGCGATTTTTCCGCTGCAAATACTATCGCCCTTGAATCAATTGGCCCCGACCGTCTGGCACGCTCACGAAATGATCTACGGCTACGCAGTGGCGGTGATTGCCGGGTTCCTGCTGGCTGCGGTGAAAAACTGGACAGGTCTGCAGACACCCAGGGGCGCATTATTGTTTCTGTTATTCTTTTTGTGGCTGGCCGCGCGGTTGTCGCCCCTTTCCGGATTGTTTTCAGAAGAAGGGCTGCCATTGCAGTGGACCGCTTTCGCCGATCTGTTGTTCATGGTCATGCTGATCCCGGCGGTGGCAATGCCGATCATTCGCGCCAAATCCCAGCGCAATCTGGTGGTGATTGCCATACTGGCGCTGCTGCTGACTGGCAACGGTCTCTTCTATCTCGGGGTTTTCGGCATACTGGCTGACGGTATCCGGCTGGGGCTGTACCTGGGTTTTTACAGCATCATCGCTCTGGTATTGATGATCGGAAGGCGGGTGATCCCCTTTTTCACCGAGCGTGGTGTCGGCTATTCGGTCACCCTGACCAACTATCTCTGGCTGGACAAGGCCGTGCCGTTCCTGATGGTCGCCTTTATTGCCGCTGAGCTGCTCGCACCGGGAAACCTGCCGACAATAGTAGTGGCCGCCGTTCTGACCGTGCTACTGGGACTTCGCCTGTTCGGTTGGCACACCAAAGGTATCTGGCGCAAGCCATTACTGTGGGTGCTGCATGTGGCCTACGGCCTGGTGGTGGTGGGCTTTGCCCTGAACGTGGCGGCAGCTCTGACTGGCATTTCCCCATTCCTGGCGGTGCACGCCTTTGCCCTAGGGGGGATCGGCCTGATGACCCTCGGCATGATGGCCCGGGTGTCCCTGGGGCACACCGGGCGCAATATCCTTGCACCGCCCTCGGCAGTAATCTGGATGTTTCTGCTGTTGTGTGGCGCTGCACTGTTGCGGGTGTTTGTGCCGTTGCTGGCCCCCGCTTATTACGCTCTTTGGGTCGGTCTGTCCCAGCTGAGCTGGATCTTGGCGTTTGTGCTGTTCTCGCTGATCTATATCCCGATGCTGGTGACGCCTCGGGTGGATGGTCAGCTGGGGTAG